Within the Dialister hominis genome, the region ATCCCGAGGGCATGTGCCTTCGGGATTTTTCTATAATGTGTCTCAACCAGCCTTCATCGTTATGGAGAAGGTGATTTTTCCATCCTTGTACGATACGGAAAGGGGAGCCTGCAGCAGGGAGGATAGTTCTCCTGCGATGGAAAGGCCGATACCGTAGCCTGCCTTTTCGCTGTTATGGGATTCATCGTTCCGGTAGAACCTTTCAAAGAAACGGGAGTAGTCGACGCCCTCGCCTTCCTTGTAATCGTTCGTGACGGAGACGGTGACATTCTTCTTCGTGCCCGCTGCCGAGACGGAGATGGTGCCGCCCTTGTCGCAGTACTTGACGGCATTGTCGAGGAAGATATGGATGAGTTCGTTCATGCACTTCCAGTCGCTCATGCCTTTCAGTCCTTCCGGGCAGGAGACGGCGAGTTTCTTGCCGCCGTCTTTTACAAGGAGGTCGAATTCACTGGCCGCCGCGGAAAGGAGTTTCTTCACATCAAGCGGCTCTATCTTGAGCTGCAGGCGGCTCATTTCACTTGCCTTGGAAAGAAGGATGAGGTGATTGATAAGGTTGGAGAGGTGGCGCACCTGTTTTAAGATGCCCTCTGTCCAGTCATTCTTGCCATTCATCATTTCAATCGCTTCTGCATTGACGGAAATGATGGCAAGAGGAGTCTTCAGCTCATGGCTGGCGTTCGTGATGAACCGTTTCTGTGCTTCCAGGTTATGCACGAAGGGCGCGATGGCCTTGTTGGAAAGGAACGCGAAGATAGCGACATAGAGAAGGATGCAGAAGAAGCCGAACCAGATGGAATAGCTGAGGAAGGTATGGAAATCGGCAAAGTCTCTCGTGCAGTCCATGACGACGATGAGCTTGCTGCCGTCAGGATATTCCGTCTTCATGAAACCGTAACGCGCCTTGTTCTTCTGCATGAAGCCGGTCGCAGATGGAGACTGGAGCGCTGTCTTGGAAAAGGCGATGGCCTGGTCCTCAGAGAAGGCGACGATGTTCTTCACATTGACGGAAGTCATCCTGTTCTCCGAATCAAGATGAATGGAGAAGTAACGTGTCTGGTAAGCAAATTCAGGAGTATCTGCCGGGGAATTGGCACCGGGAATCGGGAGCCAGCCGGCAGAGGTGGTATCGTTCTCATGAATCCTTGAGGGAAGCGTGCCGCCGTTCTGCGTGATGGCTGTCATCGTATCAATGACGTGCGAGCGCATGGCCGCATAACCAAGCGTATTGATGAGGCCCAGAGCCCCGATCACGATGATGAGGACAGCGACCGTTGCCAGTAGGATGAACTGGCGGCGGAGCCGTTTGATGAGGTTCATGCTAATCCCTCCTTGGCATCAGAGTGAATGAACCGCCTTCCTCTCCATCGATCTGCAGATCCGACATGACGGCAAGGAGCTTGCCGCGGAGGTAGGAAATGTAAATCCATACGACGCTTTCATCGACATCCTCTTCCTTGCTCCAGATTTTGTCGAAAATGAATTTCGTATCCAGACCCTTCAGCGGATTCAGCATGAGGAGCTTCATGAGCTTCGTTTCCTTGCCGGAAAGGCGGATGGAATTATGGCAGGACAGTTCCTGTTCTTCCGAATCAAGGGAAGTGGAGCCTACATTGAGTTTGGATGGCGACATGTCCTGTCCGCGGCGCGTGAGCGAGCGGATGCGGGCGAGGAGCTCGCCGACGGAAAACGGCTTTGTCAGATAGTCATCAGCGCCTGAATCAAGGCCGGAAATGCGGTCGTCGATTTCAGACTTTGCCGTAAGGAGTATGACAGGCGTCACGTCCCCCTTGCTGCGAAGGATTTTCAAGGCTGTCAGGCCGTCCATCACGGGCATCATGATGTCCATGACCATGCAGTCATAATTGTTTTTCATGGAAAGGTCCAGCGCTTCCTGTCCGTTCTCGGCAAGGTCGACTTCATAGCCGCTGTGCTTCAGGATTGTGGTAAGAACGTTGGACATGTCCCTTTCATCTTCTGCAAGAAGAAGTCTCATACAATCACTCCCTTATGAAAAAGGATGCGTCCCAGGCGCGGACAGCCCGCGGACGCACCGCTTAGTGTTCATCACGGATAAGGTTCCTGATCGTCTGCATGGAGAGGTCGCAGGAAGCAAGCTCGTCAGCGCAGCGCTTCAGCTCGCGGACGATCATTTCCGGATTCTTGATATCTTTCTTGTACTTCATCTGATGTTCCAGACTTGCCCAGGAATCCATGGCAATCGTGCGCAGCTGGATTTCTGCAAAGTACTGGCCCGGATTCTGTCCCAGGACGTCCTCAAAGGGCACGTCCATGCGGAGAATCATGTGGAAGCTCCTGTAGCCGTTCGGCTTGGCGCTTTTGATGTAGTCCTTGCCGACGATGACTTTGGCTCCGGGAATGGATTCGATGAATTTGATATTGTCGTAAATGTCATTCAAAAAGCAGCAGACGATGCGGATGCCGATTGCGTCATGGATATCATAGAGCGCAGACTTCGGCACGGGCGGAAGGCCCTTTCTCTGGCATTTCTCCCGCATGCTGTCTTCTGATTTGATGCGGTAGATGAGGTGCTCGTAAGCAGGCTCGCCTGTTTCTTTTCTCTTTGTTTCGTTGTAGTTTTCTATCTGGGATACGAGGTGCTTGAGGACGGCGGGAAGTACCTCTTTGTGTTTTCCATAAATTGATTCAGCCATGTATGCCTCCTGAAATAGTATATCCTTTATTATATCACGGAATGAGGGCGGGCGAGGAAAACGGCTAATAATTTATAACTTGTTGAAGTTTCCGAAAAGCCGGAAAAATCTAAGAAAAAATGAATGGGAATACGGTTTCTTTATACTATGCGGACTTTTCAAATTTGCGATAATATGGTAAAATTAATTGTATTTCTAGTATAAGCGTATATAAAGACAGGCAGTCCTGCGGATTTGTGCAGGAGCCGTTGTTTTTAGAAGTAGTACCCGAGGGGGAAAAGGAAAGAAATGAAAAGAGAAGGTATTCGTAACATTGCCATTATCGCGCATGTCGACCATGGTAAAACGACTCTCGTAGATGCCATGCTGAAGCAGAGCCATATTTTCAGAGACAACCAGAAAGTGGCTGAACGTGTCATGGACTCGAATCCTCTGGAAAGAGAAAGAGGAATCACCATCCTCGCCAAGAACACATCTGTGATGCATGACGGTGTAAAAATCAATATCGTCGACACCCCAGGGCATGCCGATTTCGGCGGCGAAGTAGAACGTATCCTCAACATGGTTGACGGCGTTCTTCTTCTGGTAGACGCACACGAAGGCCCGATGCCGCAGACGAAGTACGTACTGCGCAAGGCCCTTGAACATAAACTGAAACCGATCGTTGTCATCAATAAGATTGACCGTCCGGATCAGCGTATCAGCGATGTAGAAGGCGAAATCCTTGAACTGTTCATGGAACTCGACGCTACTGACGAACAGCTTGATTTCCCGCTCGTTTATGCATCCGCAAGAAGCGGCATTGCAAAACTCCATATGAATGATGAAGGAAAGGATCTCACTCCTCTCTTCGATACCATCCTGAAGTACTGCCCATGCCCGGAAGGCGATGCTGACGGCGGACTGCAGGTCATGGTCACCACCCTTGAAGCTGACGACTACCTCGGCAAAGTCGCTATCGGCCGTATTACCCGCGGTACAGCTAAGCAGGGCATGACCGTT harbors:
- a CDS encoding sensor histidine kinase, producing the protein MNLIKRLRRQFILLATVAVLIIVIGALGLINTLGYAAMRSHVIDTMTAITQNGGTLPSRIHENDTTSAGWLPIPGANSPADTPEFAYQTRYFSIHLDSENRMTSVNVKNIVAFSEDQAIAFSKTALQSPSATGFMQKNKARYGFMKTEYPDGSKLIVVMDCTRDFADFHTFLSYSIWFGFFCILLYVAIFAFLSNKAIAPFVHNLEAQKRFITNASHELKTPLAIISVNAEAIEMMNGKNDWTEGILKQVRHLSNLINHLILLSKASEMSRLQLKIEPLDVKKLLSAAASEFDLLVKDGGKKLAVSCPEGLKGMSDWKCMNELIHIFLDNAVKYCDKGGTISVSAAGTKKNVTVSVTNDYKEGEGVDYSRFFERFYRNDESHNSEKAGYGIGLSIAGELSSLLQAPLSVSYKDGKITFSITMKAG
- a CDS encoding response regulator transcription factor, encoding MRLLLAEDERDMSNVLTTILKHSGYEVDLAENGQEALDLSMKNNYDCMVMDIMMPVMDGLTALKILRSKGDVTPVILLTAKSEIDDRISGLDSGADDYLTKPFSVGELLARIRSLTRRGQDMSPSKLNVGSTSLDSEEQELSCHNSIRLSGKETKLMKLLMLNPLKGLDTKFIFDKIWSKEEDVDESVVWIYISYLRGKLLAVMSDLQIDGEEGGSFTLMPRRD
- a CDS encoding GTP pyrophosphokinase, translated to MAESIYGKHKEVLPAVLKHLVSQIENYNETKRKETGEPAYEHLIYRIKSEDSMREKCQRKGLPPVPKSALYDIHDAIGIRIVCCFLNDIYDNIKFIESIPGAKVIVGKDYIKSAKPNGYRSFHMILRMDVPFEDVLGQNPGQYFAEIQLRTIAMDSWASLEHQMKYKKDIKNPEMIVRELKRCADELASCDLSMQTIRNLIRDEH